A DNA window from Brassica napus cultivar Da-Ae chromosome C1, Da-Ae, whole genome shotgun sequence contains the following coding sequences:
- the LOC111201838 gene encoding probable NAD(P)H dehydrogenase (quinone) FQR1-like 2 produces the protein MINLTPLSFSSIRLLSRISFFDSMGQLWKEQTVAGKPAGFFVSTGTQGGGQETTAWTAITQLVHHGMLIVPIGYTFGAGMFKMDSIHGGSPYGAGVFAGDGSIEATETELALAEPQ, from the exons ATGATCAATCTGACTCCTCTCTCGTTCTCATCAATCCGCCTCCTCTCTCGAATCTCTTTCTTTGACTCGATGGGGCAGCTGTGGAAGGAGCAGACGGTCGCCGGGAAGCCTGCTGGGTTCTTCGTGAGTACGGGGACTCAGGGAGGTGGACAAGAGACCACTGC ATGGACAGCAATCACACAGCTGGTGCATCACGGGATGCTAATCGTCCCCATAGGCTACACATTTGGAGCAGGAATGTTCAAAATGGACTCGATCCATGGAGGCTCACCTTATGGAGCCGGTGTGTTCGCTGGTGATGGCTCAATAGAAGCTACGGAGACAGAGTTGGCTCTTGCTGAACCTCAATGA
- the LOC106438558 gene encoding fatty acyl-CoA reductase 3, which translates to MSTETEIVSVLQYLDNKSILVIGAAGFLANIFVEKILRVAPNVKKLYLLLRASTEKSATQRFKDEILGKDLYRVLKEKYGPNLNQLTSEKVTVVSGDISLEDLGLQDTDLEHEMIHQVDAIVNLAATTKFDERYDIALGINTLGVLNVLNFAKRCAKINIFVQVSTAYVCGEKSGLIMETPYRMGETLNGTTGLDINHEKKLVEEKLDQLRVTEASPETITQTMKDMGLTRARTYGWPNTYVFTKAMGEMIVGAKRGNLPLVLIRPSIITSTIKEPFPGWTEGIRTIDTLGVGYGKGRLTCFLGDLNAVSDVMPADMVVNSMLVSMAVQAGKQKETIYHVGSSLRNPLKNEKLPEIAYHCFTTKPWTNKEGKVVRVKNIEILSSMASFHRYMAIHYLIPLKGLALLNIVLCKLLDKSLKDFHRKINFAFRLVELYQPYLFFNGVFDDTNTEKLQGIVLKTEAETEMFCFDPTVINWDDYFVDIHVPGLVKYVF; encoded by the exons ATGTCGACAGAAACGGAGATCGTGAGTGTTCTTCAGTACCTTGACAACAAATCCATATTGGTCATTGGAGCTGCTGGGTTCTTAGCAAATa TTTTCGTGGAGAAGATATTAAGGGTGGCACCTAACGTGAAGAAACTCTATCTTCTTCTAAGAGCATCAACTGAAAAATCTGCTACCCAGAGGTTTAAAGACGAG ATTTTAGGGAAGGACTTGTACAGGGTACTGAAGGAGAAGTATGGTCCAAATCTAAATCAACTTACATCTGAGAAAGTTACTGTTGTCAGTGGGGACATTTCCCTTGAGGATCTGGGTCTTCAAGACACTGACTTGGAACATGAGATGATCCACCAAGTTGATGCCATTGTTAATTTAGCTGCAACTACTAAATTTGATGAAAG ATACGATATAGCACTTGGTATCAACACACTGGGCGTCCTCAATGTCTTGAATTTCGCCAAGAGATGTGCaaagattaatatttttgttcaaGTATCAACAG CTTACGTTTGCGGGGAAAAATCTGGTTTGATAATGGAAACACCATACCGTATGGGTGAGACGTTGAATGGAACCACCGGCCTAGACATCAACCATGAGAAGAAATTGGTCGAGGAGAAACTTGACCAGCTCCGTGTCACCGAAGCCTCTCCTGAAACCATCACTCAAACCATGAAAGATATGGGGCTCACCAG GGCAAGAACGTATGGATGGCCAAACACTTACGTTTTCACAAAAGCAATGGGAGAGATGATTGTAGGGGCAAAAAGGGGGAATTTACCACTTGTGTTGATTCGTCCGTCAATTATTACTAGCACTATCAAAGAACCATTCCCTGGCTGGACCGAAGGCATCAG GACCATTGATACTCTAGGTGTCGGATATGGTAAGGGCAGACTCACATGCTTCCTTGGTGATCTTAATGCTGTTTCCGATGTG ATGCCAGCAGATATGGTAGTAAATTCGATGTTAGTGTCGATGGCTGTTCAAGCTGGAAAACAGAAAGAAACTATTTATCATGTGGGTTCCTCGCTAAGAAATCCCTTGAAGAATGAGAAACTTCCTGAGATAGCATACCATTGTTTTACTACCAAACCATGGACTAACAAAGAAGGGAAGGTGGTTCGTGTAAAGAATATCGAGATTCTGAGTTCTATGGCTAGTTTCCACAGATACATGGCCATACATTACTTGATCCCATTAAAG GGACTTGCATTATTAAACATTGTATTATGCAAGCTTTTGGACAAAAGTTTGAAGGATTTTCATAGGAAGATAAACTTTGCATTCCGGCTCGTTGAACTTTACCAGCCCTACCTCTTTTTCAATGGAGT ATTTGATGATACAAACACGGAAAAGCTGCAAGGAATTGTGTTGAAGACAGAAGCCGAAACCGAGATGTTCTGTTTTGATCCAACAGTTATCAATTGGGACGACTATTTTGTGGATATACATGTTCCTGGACTGGTTAAGTACGTTTTCTAA
- the LOC106438555 gene encoding protein SHORT HYPOCOTYL IN WHITE LIGHT 1-like gives MPSSAPISSPSSLALLSTKTRSPLSLILLTPKSLIFSTRTRTPDLPSSLFASRRPRDFINGRDEFVDGARTGWNRKIRPEYGFDDEEDEDDHEEEEEEEDRSLDLLLRFVENVFRKVSKRARRAVRSILPVSISTKLVGFSVNGVLILAFLWILKAFLEVACTLGTIVFTSILLIRGLWAGVAYVQESRNNRINELADDPRAWNGVQPAS, from the exons ATGCCATCTTCCGCACCAATCTCATCGCCTTCATCTCTCGCTCTCCTCTCAACCAAAACTCGATCTCCACTCTCCCTCATCCTCCTCACTCCCAAATCCCTAATCTTCTCCACCAGAACCAGAACCCCCGATCTTCCTTCTTCCCTTTTCGCTTCCCGGCGACCCCGCGATTTCATCAAC GGGAGGGATGAGTTCGTTGACGGTGCGCGGACAGGCTGGAACCGGAAGATCAGACCGGAGTACGGGTTCGACGACGAGGAAGACGAAGACGATcacgaggaggaggaggaagaagaagatagaagcTTGGATCTTTTACTTAGGTTTGTGGAGAATGTCTTCAGAAAGGTTTCAAAGAGAGCAAGGAGAGCCGTCCGATCAATCTTGCCTGTTTCCATCTCCACGAAGCTG GTGGGTTTCTCAGTGAATGGCGTACTTATACTTGCGTTTTTGTGGATCTTGAAGGCCTTTCTCGAG GTAGCTTGCACACTTGGGACTATTGTATTTACGAGCATTCTACTTATACGGGGACTTTGGGCTGGTGTAGCATACGTTCAAGAAAGCCGCAACAATAGGATCAACGAACTCGCTGATGACCCTCGTGCTTGGAACGGGGTGCAACCAGCTTCTTGA